From the genome of Nicotiana sylvestris chromosome 2, ASM39365v2, whole genome shotgun sequence, one region includes:
- the LOC104240919 gene encoding uncharacterized protein: MAPFESLYDRRCRSPIGWFEIGEAALIGPELVHQAMEKVMIIKEWLKTTQSHQKSYSDVSSRDLVFNEDDWVFLKVFPIKGIMRFGKKGKLSPRYVRPYRIIPRIVQVVYKLELPPEMSLVHPIFHVYMLKKVIGDPSLIMPVETIEVNEKLSYEGIPVAILDM; the protein is encoded by the coding sequence atggcgcCATTTGAGTCATTATATGataggagatgtagatctcccattgggtggttcgagatCGGGGAAGCTGCGTTGATAGGACCAGAACTTGTTCATCAagctatggaaaaggttatgaTCATTAAGGAGTGGTTAAAAACTACTCAGAGTCatcaaaagtcttattcggatgTTAGTAGCAGAGATTTGGTGTTCAatgaagatgattgggtattcttgaaggtttTCCCCATAAAGGGTATAatgcggtttggaaagaaagggaaattaagtccgaggtatgtcagGCCGTACAGAATCATTCCAAGAATTGTTCAGGTGGTGTACAAGCTTGAGCTACCACCTGAGATGTCGTTAGTGCACCCGATATTTCATGTGTATATGCTGAAGAAAGTAATTGGGGATCCGTCGCTTATCATGCCAGTcgagactattgaggttaatgaaaaACTGTCATATGAAGggattccagttgccattcttgatatgtaa
- the LOC104240920 gene encoding uncharacterized protein: MEIDMVEAEQTTEEVLQTLDSIQVEGQSIIEIYNEQASGIQVLESAPVIEEVAEKTSTQLTRRSSNSKQKESPTTILRENASLDEIKVGSIFDKKKSIIYCFSNIEIKGHFEFKVVRSSSTRYSLKCNDDRYGWGVRAFRVKDSTLFKIVKIEKNHDSSVNTMKADQRHATSKLISGYIIENLRDPRFEVTPAFVIAEMQKLHGLNIGYHKAWRAIQRASALIRGTPEENYELLSSYLYMMKSKNPVTYTYIKIDDNNRFLYMFYAYGSSIIGWNHCRPVIAVDATFLKSKFCGVLIISVSKDANN; this comes from the exons ATGGAAATAGATATGGTTGAAGCTGAACAAACAACTGAAGAGGTGCTTCAAACATTAGATTCTATTCAAGTGGAAGGACAAAGCATTATAGAGATTTACAACGAACAAGCTTCGGGTATTCAAGTCTTGGAGAGTGCACCGGTAATAGAAGAAGTTGCTGAAAAAACCTCTACTCAACTAACTAGACGAAGCTCAAATTCGAaacaaaaagaatccccaactacgATATTAAGAGAAAATGCTTCGTTGGATGAAATAAAAGTGGGATCAATATTTGACAAAAAGAAGAGTATAATTTACTGTTTTTCGAATATAGAAATTAAAGGACATTTTGAATTCAAGGTTGTTAGATCAAGCTCAACAAGATATTCGTTGAAATGCAATGATGATAGGTATGGGTGGGGTGTGCGTGCTTTCAGAGTTAAAGATTCAACACTGTTCAAGATAGTAAAGATTGAGAAAAATCATGACAGCTCAGTTAACACTATGAAAGCTGATCAAAGGCATGCAACTTCAAAGTTGATTAGTGGTTACATTATTGAAAATCTTCGAGACCCAAGGTTTGAAGTTACACCAGCTTTTGTCATAGCAGAAATGCAAAAATTGCATGGACTAAACATTGGGTATCACAAAGCGTGGCGTGCTATTCAACGTGCTTCAGCTTTAATAAGAGGAACTCCTGAAGAGAATTATGAATTATTGTCTTCATACTTGTATATGATGAAAAGTAAAAACCCGGTAACATATACTTACATAAAGATAGACGACAACAACAG gtttctttatatgttttatgCATATGGATCATCAATAATTGGTTGGAATCATTGTAGACCAGTGATTGCTGTTGATGCAACTTTTTTGAAGTCAAAATTTTGTGGTGTTTTAATTATTTCAGTTTCAAAGGATGCAAATAACTAA